CAACTCAAGAAAAAAACCTGTGGACTGGTTTTTAGTGTGTTTCTGTAGTTAATTGAGTATTTATTCAAATTGTTGTACATAAAAGTGAGCTGAAATGCTGATTATTATCTTAACAAAGAAAGGAGATTAGAGTTCATAGAGAAGCCACACTTGATTAATTTAGTACAGTGCAGGTGCCACCATGaaacaactgaaaaacaaagttatttttgcTCTCTAAAACAAACTCAATGCTTTACCATTACATAGCTACATACAAAGAGagaacacttttttatttgtatcatttcCCAAAGAAGTTATAACACTGCTTTGACCTAAAAATGATCTTTCTAcctggtgtgtttatgtttttcttcGAAGAAGAACAATCTGGTTTTCATCATTGAGaggaaaataactgaaatctGAATCTGATTTAGTAGCTGTGGGAGGCAAGTCATAAAATACCGTCTGTCGCTGAAATAGTCAAACTTTCCTAGAAATTCCCCACATATTTCTGTAAaagtaaaacttttttttttgaagaattggcaaaatgatcaaaaagctAGTTAAATTTGTACTTTTGAAGAGGAGTTCAAAACTGACCCTCTTTTGGAAATACTACAGTGCAAGCCAGGCGCTGTTTGAAATGGATGTGATTGTCAGATTGTCtatttaaaagatgttttattCTGAGTGGACTTATTCTGTCGATTCGTCATGTTTTTCATCCTAaattaagaaacacatttcacacaagTGCACATTTCTGGTAAATACAAGATCAACTGCGATTATTTTACATAAATCAACTAAAGAAGACTGTATTACTTGAGGACAGCCTTATTTACCAAAGCGTGATAGATGAAGTGTTGCTCTGTTCTGAGCTAACTTGAATGGTCTTTCTCAGCCTATCCTAAAACAACTTTTCTCAGGTACCATACTGGCGGCCTATAGTAAGCTCTAAGTCTATGAGTCCTCTGTTTTCTGAATAATGAACACGGTCTTTTTCTAGGTTCCCTGCTGAGGTTTGACAGTCATTTCAATGTAGCTGGATCACCATGGTTCTGTATTTTGACTAACACTCTGATCTGTAACACTCTTGTCAATGTCACAGACACAACAGCTGGGAACCCCAGGACAACATCCTTGACCCAAGACTGTTGGCTGCGTTCAACAAGAAGTGAGTTTCCTTATGGAGACATTAAAACACCAATGAGTTCTCTATCCTTCAATATTAAATTCAGCTCTGTAACGCTCAAACGCGCACTAATCCAACACCAAAGTCATTCGATTACCGTACTGCTCACTGTACTGTAATCTGGAGTCTTAAAGGTGTTGTAGCTTTCACAGTGCATGACTGACTGTCAACACTCGTTCACACACTACGAGATATTTTGACAGGAGGAATCCCTGATAATACAGAAGACCCCTCTCCCCCAGGTTTCCCATGAACCCGTGTCTTGTGCTATCATTAACTGTAGCTCCCCGACAGACTCCCCGTCCGACAAGTCTACATATTCACTTAATGCTAGTTAATGTTTTCGTTGGCATGTTATTTATGGGAAAATAGCCTGTTTGCACATCTCTTTGCCAGCTATTTATATGGCTATGTGCACATCGTTGGTCCCTGTTGCAACACATGGCAGCACATACACATACAAGTGACCCCTGCTCCAGTTTTCCCCTCCCCAAAAACTGTCAAAGACATAATCAGGGCTGGAAAATCATTGTGATCCTTCAAATAAACTCAATAaagtgctgtttttctttaaactagTGTGCTATCGTATTGCTCAATGTTTTAGTCATACTGAACAACAAATTTAATTAATCAGTACACCAAATGTGGAGAAAGGGCATTtgctgatttttttgtttttgttttgtcttctaGAGAGCAAGAAAAGGAACTTCTTATACTTAAGAAAGGAAAGAGGCCCAGGGGACGACCACGGAAAATTCTAGTAAGGACAAATCAGAGCAGAAGATCATTAATCCTTTGTCGGATTAATATACAGTAgctaacatttgttttttcatttaggAAAATGTGCCTGAAGCTACAAAATCAAGCAGCTCTTCATCTGGCTCATCATCATCGTCTTCCGATTCCtcatcctcctgctcctcctcttcatcctcatcagAGGACGATGACGATGACAGCAATGTCAAAACAGCGACCCCAAATATCAGAACAAGAGACCTTCACCCTGTTCCTCAGAAGAAGGCTCAGATCGTCGTCGCAAAACAGGAGCCCCCAAAGAAACGAAGTAGGAAACCTCCGTCCCCTGAAGTGAAGGAATTTCAGCAGAACAAGGGCCCTCACAAGGCCCTGAAGGCGTCCAAAGATGCAGATCTACCAGGAGCAATCAAGAAGCCTGTTCACCCAGCCAGCTTCACCTTCATGGGTTTTCATCGGGGCTCGCCAAGGGACACAGTGGGCAGTCAGAACAAGAGCTCTGTGACTCAGGGAGGGGCTGTTAAAAGCTCTGCAGGATCAGGGAGGTCAGTCCAACCCGCCTCCCTCTCCCTGAATAAATCCAGCCAGAGCAGGAATGTCACTGAGGGTAAACTGTCCATCTCCAGCGGGACAAGTCTGGATTTGAAAGCAGCTGCTAGTAAATCAAAAGGGGTGGCAGCATTGAATTTGAATACATCCAAACACCTCATTCAAGGAACCACTCAGCATACACTAAGCTCCCCCAAAGGACAAAAGAAAGCCCAGGCCCCTGTGTCAACACTGCAGCGGATACCCAATTGCAAAGCGGTGGCTGCTTTGCCTTCTAAAAGTGCCTTGTCCAATCATAGTTCTGGTCCTCAGCCACTCAATCTTCAGAACAAACTGGTGAAAAGCAATGATGCTCCTGGAAATGTTACAGCTCCAGTATCAGGCCTGAGAAATGCAACACATCCAGCACGGAAAACTACTGTCTTGCAGGATTATAATCCTCCAAAGAGTCCTGCGACCCCTGGAAGACTTCAGGCCAGGAAGAGCCAGCCTGGGGTAGACAAGGTCAAGGAGGCGACTGAGATCCAGACACCCAGAGTCCAAGGCAGGTTGGCGAAGGGCAGTGTGCAGAAATCCTCCACAGAGGTCCAGATCCAGCAAGAACGATTGGCCTCCAAAGACGGCAAGAAGGCCAAAATTAATGAGATGAGCACGGGTGAAGAGGAAAGTGGCTCCGACACGGACCACGATTCTTCTTACGTTGGACAGGACAGCTCGGTAACGATCCAGAACCAGGACTGGAAGCCCACCCGCAGCTTGATAGAACATGTGTTTGTAACAGATGTCACTGCTAATCTAGTTACTGTCACAGTCAAGGAGTCGCCAACCAGTGTGGGCTTCTTCAGCAACTACTGACAGGATTCCAGACACTGTGAACCAGATGGGCTTTGAAAGCAAACGGGGGTTTGGGGGGTTCTGGAGGAATTTAGATAAACCGTTGCCGAATTCCTGAAGAATGCATCAGGGACCAGGGGTTAATTTGCGCTTCATCTTCTTTTAGTTAAAGACCAGTTTTTtaggtttagaaaaaaagagagatccGAATGTGAGTtaactgttgttattatttatttgtctaCAAATTGTTCAAGAAAAAGATGGTGGGGACAGGAAGATGTCCAAAGAGGTTGCAAACGGCGACATTTTGGTCTCGCTTGACAATATCAAAGACgcttttttgtttcattcagtCCAAAATTGGGTTCTGGATTAAAATAATGTTGATCTTTTAAGTGTCAAGATGGAACTCCAATACTCGGTGTAGGTTTCTGAATCTATGTCTCTATGTCCAAATGAAGAATTAAGGAAAGCATATCCTCTTTGATGGTTagcacacatttttttcataatGTGTCAGTGGTGTTAACCCATATAAATCAGTAGTTATTGTAAAACCTGTTTTGAATTCTTagtatagtttatttttataacatttcATAAGTTAGCTACCTCTTTATTTTGACGTTTTGCTGCATATGTATACGTTTCTCGTGGGATAGGAAGACCTTCCCCTGCAGGGTATGCCATCATCGTGTCCACCTAATTGTTTTATATAGTTAAAATCGGTCGGACACTTCTGTATTAAACTTGGGTTACTAGCAGCAACCAACGGCTTTATTTCTGTGTAGGGAAACTCCCATCAGAACAGCCTCTGAGCTACACATGGTGTCAAACTATTATTGCCTCAAAAAGAAGTTTCATTCCTCAGTGCTGCCAGTTTATCAGCCCAGTTttacaaatgagctgaagcaACTGGGGAGTAAGATACAGTATCTGTGTCTCTCCCCCCCCCAGTGTCTCAGATAAGACAGTGAGGTTTGCTCTTCTGTCTCCACATCAGTACTGTCCTCCATTCACCGGCAACTCTAATCTTCTCAGACTTGTAATGAATATGGACACAGCCCAGAGAATGAGTGCTTGTGTTGACATGGCAGGCTGATCATGGACAGTACACCTGACAATGCCTTTCCCCTCACTCCGTCAGGGCTTCCCATGAGCCTTTGAGGGCGCTGAAGGCTTCGAATACCACTGTGGGAAATGAGGGGTGTGGACAGTAAACCGCTCAGCTTTGTTTGTCGCTAACCACAAAACACCAGGTGTCATAGTGTGTGATGCGGCTGCTGTTTTGAAATTGTCGATGACTGGAACACAAcatttggttatttttctttttcctcgcAGCTGCAGACGTGTCGTTTCACCCGCCTGCATGGGCTCAGGAGCTGCAGGCCCGGCcctccaagaaaaaaaaaaagaaaaaaaagatctctATCTGATGTAACGGAAAAGAAACCACAACAATGTGCGCTACTTTCTGCTCCCCAGAGAGGAGTTCAGCAACAAAGCACTTCGACTGAACTTCTGTGTAATCCTGCTCTGCAGACTgtgcctttttttctctctcc
The window above is part of the Eleginops maclovinus isolate JMC-PN-2008 ecotype Puerto Natales chromosome 16, JC_Emac_rtc_rv5, whole genome shotgun sequence genome. Proteins encoded here:
- the cbx2 gene encoding chromobox protein homolog 2 produces the protein MEELSAVGEQVFDAECILNKRLKKGKLEFLVKWRGWSSKHNSWEPQDNILDPRLLAAFNKKEQEKELLILKKGKRPRGRPRKILENVPEATKSSSSSSGSSSSSSDSSSSCSSSSSSSEDDDDDSNVKTATPNIRTRDLHPVPQKKAQIVVAKQEPPKKRSRKPPSPEVKEFQQNKGPHKALKASKDADLPGAIKKPVHPASFTFMGFHRGSPRDTVGSQNKSSVTQGGAVKSSAGSGRSVQPASLSLNKSSQSRNVTEGKLSISSGTSLDLKAAASKSKGVAALNLNTSKHLIQGTTQHTLSSPKGQKKAQAPVSTLQRIPNCKAVAALPSKSALSNHSSGPQPLNLQNKLVKSNDAPGNVTAPVSGLRNATHPARKTTVLQDYNPPKSPATPGRLQARKSQPGVDKVKEATEIQTPRVQGRLAKGSVQKSSTEVQIQQERLASKDGKKAKINEMSTGEEESGSDTDHDSSYVGQDSSVTIQNQDWKPTRSLIEHVFVTDVTANLVTVTVKESPTSVGFFSNY